The proteins below come from a single Aegilops tauschii subsp. strangulata cultivar AL8/78 chromosome 6, Aet v6.0, whole genome shotgun sequence genomic window:
- the LOC109780864 gene encoding pentatricopeptide repeat-containing protein At1g74900, mitochondrial, whose amino-acid sequence MPPPPPPPTSLSPSYPTPATASSPTPRQIAALVLNYPSSNLTTASARSLSASLLAVAPALPTPVANRVLKLLWHHAPRALLFFHSLLHLPARAHAVSPCTIDLALDLSARLRHPRQLTNSILALFPRLRLPFTPRTFPILFERFAASQRRPDIAVRLFLSLHRSHRVVQDLPLFNSLLDALGKSRHASKAASLVRALERRFPPDVVTYNTLADGWCRVKDTSRALDLLRQMAESGITPTKTTYNIILKGFFRAGQIQHAWNFFLQMKKRGAKDESCKPDIISYTTIIHGLGVAGQLDKARKLFDEMSKEGCTPSVATYNALIQVICKKGNVEDAVTVFDDMVRQDYVPNVVTYTVLIRGLCHAGKIDRAMKLMERMKDEGCEPVVQTYNVLIRYSFEEGEIEKALCLFERMSKGEDCLPNQDTYNIIISAMFVRKRAEDMATAARMVMEMVERGYLPRRFMLNRVLNGLMLTGNQQISRDLLRMQEKYRRLRREIRL is encoded by the coding sequence atgccgccgccaccgccgccgccgacctcgctCTCGCCATCCTACCCCACGCCTGCAACCGCATCATCCCCAACCCCGCGCCAGATCGCCGCCCTCGTGCTTAACTACCCGTCGTCCAACCTCACCACCGCATCGGCCCGCTCCCTCTCGGCGTCCCTCCTCGCCGTCGCCCCGGCCCTCCCGACGCCCGTGGCCAACCGCGTCCTCAAGCTCCTCTGGCACCACGCGCCGCGCGcgctcctcttcttccactcgCTCCTCCACCTCCCCGCCCGCGCGCACGCCGTCTCCCCCTGCACCATCGACCTCGCACTCGACCTCTCCGCGCGCCTCCGCCACCCCCGCCAGCTCACCAACTCCATCCTCGCGCTCTTCCCGCGCCTCCGCCTGCCCTTCACCCCGCGCACTTTCCCCATCCTCTTCGAGCGCTTCGCGGCGTCGCAGCGCCGGCCCGACATCGCCGTCCGCCTCTTCCTCTCGCTCCACCGCTCCCACCGCGTCGTGCAGGATCTCCCCCTCTTCAACTCCCTCCTCGACGCGCTCGGGAAGTCGCGCCATGCCAGCAAGGCCGCCTCCCTCGTCCGCGCTCTCGAGCGGCGCTTCCCCCCGGACGTTGTCACGTACAACACCCTCGCTGACGGATGGTGCCGCGTCAAGGACACGTCCCGCGCGCTCGACTTGCTGCGGCAGATGGCCGAGTCCGGCATCACGCCCACGAAGACAACCTATAATATCATCCTCAAAGGCTTCTTCCGTGCTGGGCAGATACAGCACGCATGGAACTTCTTCCTCCAAATGAAGAAGAGGGGGGCCAAGGACGAGAGCTGTAAGCCGGACATCATATCGTACACTACCATCATTCATGGGCTGGGTGTTGCTGGGCAGCTAGACAAAGCTCGCAAactgttcgatgaaatgtctaaAGAAGGTTGCACGCCGTCAGTGGCAACTTACAATGCGCTTATCCAGGTGATATGTAAGAAGGGAAATGTGGAGGATGCAGTCACAGTGTTTGATGATATGGTTCGACAGGATTACGTCCCAAATGTGGTCACCTATACCGTCTTGATTCGAGGTCTCTGCCATGCTGGGAAAATTGACCGGGCTATGAAGCTCATGGAGAGAATGAAAGATGAAGGCTGTGAGCCAGTCGTTCAGACATACAATGTTCTAATAAGATATTCATTTGAGGAAGGGGAGATCGAGAAGGCCTTGTGTTTGTTTGAGAGGATGAGTAAAGGAGAGGACTGCCTGCCTAACCAAGATACATACAATATCATAATAAGTGCAATGTTTGTGCGCAAGAGGGCTGAGGACATGGCAACAGCGGCGAGGATGGTAATGGAGATGGTGGAGAGAGGCTACTTGCCTAGAAGGTTCATGCTCAACCGTGTTCTGAATGGGTTGATGTTGACAGGGAATCAGCAAATTTCTAGAGATCTGTTGAGAATGCAAGAGAAATATAGACGCCTGCGACGAGAAATAAGATTGTGA